Proteins encoded by one window of Salmonirosea aquatica:
- a CDS encoding ATP-binding protein: MAFVGAVAFYLTKNETVTSETYAGTIQERLQKEVLRVNEDMDQIMGRLPLPDGKPFSELLLETPYPYYLYRDSTLLVWSDYRYVVNYALFSGASSEIRPIETPQGKFLQLSQRREIGGNLYDLFVLLELQSHFQAEQDETASGFNSRIFDVAPQSLSLTGDEGYLPVNDQTGRPFFYVNPPNGWTGPRGRIPVQSFLLAFLALLFLIAYLGRVVRQLGTRHRYGLGLAVIVLFVVIIRGLMLHFSIPSAFYDSAIFDAQNYEGSPLSPSLGDLLLNGMGMLWILVYANRNYFRTVTYRRLVTSPPVFQYLVSLLILLVSYMAYYLCYRELVAIYGSRLYTLDITLSITFSPLKITALAVFVCLSGLYFMITQLVFIVYIRLTRDPRVGGAILLLSVGLVYAVSWLIGVYFKWIFLTHVAYILTLYLTRLPRTFYGFRYPTTVYYFLTALVCALTGTYVVESQENTKDVLNKKEFGQQLLTGNDPLAEFLLKKDIQLVAQDREVQQFLVNNVPLAREMIQQRIRSQYLDRYLDEYTVEVLTFDRQGNPLDNSAQARSHDYYLNTFGKPAFATPYPGVFMIDMPGLDTSAASTSGVGVPLPDNAVRDTTFAKQYVAFITIQNQAELAGYVVVDLRQRPRVSRDPAPMPDERFVKTPDNQEYSYALFEGDVQKFSSGPYNYERKFPSTVLLDSALYTTGLDLHGYRHVGQVGTHNRRIVVSTKSWGWNGFLANFSFLYLILVVVVALVIFGHALHSGISNLPLTYSTKIQILLNAAFIIPLLIVLFFILGIIDSHYRENQENAHIVNTRNLSVNIIGYMDDYRQGRMSQGYFEQQIKQIARDGDLVVNLYDTTGKILLASKPMLYQGGLVSELINPVAMKQIVEQKENQLLLNESLGDKPYNTAYVGLKSYDQKLLGVLSVPQFDAKSILDRQIIDIVASVLIVFTTMLIVFLLVSYLAANLLIEPLRVLARKISTTNLNQLNDPLPWHSNDEIGSVIKKYNQMLVNLDHNKQALSSNEKQSAWREMARQVAHEIKNPLTPMKLTLQQLQRTIRRDDPEALEKVNRAMESIIKQIDTIGYIAQSFSDIARMPPPKNELFEVTSVVNKAYELYSSDDTVTFRREITPGPLYVIGDRQQFGSSISNLIINARQSVPESRPAQVTVRLYTYNETIIVEVEDNGTGIPQNIRSRVFLPNFTTREGGTGLGLAMAKRIIEYAGGSIWFETEEGIGTTFFLSLPLVESP; the protein is encoded by the coding sequence ATGGCGTTCGTGGGGGCTGTGGCATTCTATCTTACCAAGAACGAAACGGTAACCAGCGAAACCTACGCCGGAACGATCCAGGAAAGGCTGCAAAAAGAGGTTTTGCGGGTCAATGAGGATATGGATCAAATCATGGGTCGGCTGCCGCTGCCCGATGGAAAACCTTTTTCCGAATTACTTCTGGAAACCCCTTATCCCTACTACCTGTACCGTGATTCCACCCTTTTGGTATGGTCGGACTATCGGTACGTAGTTAATTATGCGCTTTTTTCTGGAGCGAGTTCTGAAATACGCCCTATCGAAACACCCCAGGGTAAATTTTTACAGCTCAGCCAGCGTCGTGAGATCGGTGGAAATCTCTATGATTTATTTGTGCTACTCGAACTGCAATCCCACTTTCAGGCTGAGCAGGATGAAACCGCTTCGGGTTTCAATTCGAGGATTTTCGACGTGGCACCCCAATCATTGAGCCTGACAGGGGACGAAGGGTACCTGCCTGTAAACGACCAAACTGGCCGCCCTTTCTTTTACGTAAATCCACCCAACGGTTGGACAGGCCCGAGAGGTCGCATTCCGGTTCAGTCTTTTTTATTAGCATTTCTGGCTCTCCTATTTTTGATTGCCTACCTGGGTAGGGTGGTGAGGCAGCTGGGTACCCGGCACCGCTACGGTCTTGGACTGGCCGTTATCGTACTTTTTGTCGTGATAATCCGGGGCTTGATGCTGCATTTTTCGATTCCTTCTGCATTTTATGACAGTGCGATTTTTGATGCCCAGAATTATGAGGGTAGTCCGCTTTCCCCCTCCCTGGGCGACTTGTTACTGAACGGAATGGGTATGCTGTGGATATTGGTATATGCCAATCGGAACTATTTCCGCACGGTCACCTACCGGCGACTGGTCACAAGTCCTCCGGTGTTTCAGTATCTGGTTTCACTGCTCATACTCTTAGTCAGTTATATGGCGTATTACCTATGCTACCGCGAACTCGTCGCTATATATGGTAGCAGGCTATATACCCTCGATATCACCCTTAGCATCACATTCAGTCCTCTGAAAATTACCGCCCTAGCCGTGTTTGTATGCCTGTCGGGCCTTTACTTCATGATAACCCAGCTGGTGTTTATTGTGTATATCCGGCTCACGCGCGATCCACGAGTGGGAGGGGCAATACTGCTGCTGAGTGTGGGACTGGTATACGCAGTTTCCTGGTTAATAGGGGTGTATTTCAAGTGGATTTTCCTGACCCACGTGGCCTACATTCTGACTTTGTATCTCACCCGGCTTCCGCGGACCTTCTACGGTTTCCGATATCCGACGACGGTGTATTACTTTCTGACCGCGCTGGTGTGCGCCCTCACGGGTACTTACGTAGTGGAAAGCCAGGAAAATACCAAGGACGTACTCAACAAGAAAGAGTTTGGACAGCAACTATTAACCGGGAATGACCCGCTGGCTGAATTTCTGCTCAAGAAGGATATTCAACTGGTGGCTCAGGACAGGGAAGTGCAACAATTCCTGGTTAATAATGTACCCCTTGCCCGTGAGATGATACAGCAGCGTATCAGAAGTCAATACCTCGATCGGTATCTGGACGAATACACCGTAGAGGTACTTACCTTCGATCGGCAGGGCAATCCGCTGGACAATAGCGCCCAGGCCCGTTCGCATGATTATTACCTCAATACTTTTGGCAAACCTGCCTTTGCCACTCCTTATCCCGGCGTGTTCATGATTGACATGCCGGGCCTGGATACGTCTGCCGCGTCAACATCGGGAGTGGGGGTACCCCTGCCGGACAATGCAGTCCGGGATACCACTTTTGCCAAGCAGTATGTAGCGTTCATAACGATACAAAATCAAGCTGAACTGGCGGGGTACGTGGTGGTGGATCTAAGGCAACGACCCCGGGTATCCCGTGATCCGGCACCTATGCCGGACGAGCGGTTCGTCAAAACACCCGACAACCAGGAATACAGCTATGCTCTATTTGAAGGCGACGTGCAAAAATTCAGCAGTGGGCCCTACAACTACGAACGAAAATTCCCTTCCACGGTTCTGCTTGATTCGGCGCTGTACACTACTGGTCTCGATCTGCATGGGTACCGTCATGTCGGGCAGGTAGGTACCCACAACCGTCGGATTGTGGTTTCTACAAAATCGTGGGGCTGGAACGGATTCCTGGCCAATTTCTCTTTTCTGTATCTTATTCTGGTTGTAGTGGTAGCGCTGGTCATTTTCGGACATGCACTTCACTCGGGTATATCCAACTTGCCACTGACCTATTCTACTAAGATTCAGATATTGCTCAATGCCGCCTTCATTATTCCGTTGCTGATCGTGCTTTTCTTCATACTGGGGATCATTGACAGCCACTACCGGGAAAATCAGGAAAATGCCCATATCGTCAATACTCGTAACCTATCGGTCAATATAATAGGTTATATGGACGACTACCGCCAGGGGAGAATGAGTCAGGGATATTTTGAACAACAAATCAAGCAGATCGCCCGTGACGGCGATCTGGTAGTGAACCTGTACGACACCACTGGGAAAATTCTGCTAGCCTCCAAACCTATGCTTTATCAGGGCGGGCTAGTCTCGGAACTTATCAATCCGGTAGCCATGAAACAGATCGTCGAGCAAAAGGAAAATCAGCTGTTGCTCAATGAATCCTTGGGTGATAAACCCTACAATACCGCGTATGTAGGGTTGAAATCGTACGATCAAAAGCTACTCGGCGTGCTGAGTGTTCCTCAGTTCGATGCCAAATCAATCCTGGACCGACAGATCATTGATATTGTGGCTTCGGTGCTGATTGTATTCACCACCATGCTGATTGTGTTCCTGCTGGTATCCTACCTGGCGGCCAATTTGCTCATCGAACCGTTGAGAGTGCTGGCTCGGAAAATCAGCACCACGAATCTCAATCAACTCAATGATCCGCTGCCCTGGCATTCGAACGATGAGATTGGCTCCGTGATCAAAAAGTACAACCAGATGCTGGTGAATCTGGACCACAACAAACAGGCGCTTTCCTCCAATGAAAAACAATCGGCCTGGCGGGAGATGGCCAGGCAGGTAGCGCACGAAATCAAGAATCCGCTCACTCCTATGAAGCTCACACTGCAGCAGTTGCAGCGCACTATCCGCCGCGATGACCCCGAAGCACTGGAAAAAGTGAACCGCGCCATGGAATCCATCATTAAGCAAATCGACACGATTGGCTACATCGCCCAGTCTTTTTCGGATATAGCCCGCATGCCACCGCCCAAAAACGAGTTGTTTGAAGTAACCTCAGTAGTCAATAAGGCTTACGAACTCTATTCAAGCGATGATACCGTCACATTTCGGCGCGAGATTACCCCCGGTCCCCTCTATGTAATCGGTGATCGCCAGCAGTTCGGCAGCAGCATCTCCAATCTGATCATCAATGCCCGGCAATCCGTACCCGAATCGCGGCCCGCTCAGGTTACGGTAAGGCTTTATACTTACAATGAAACAATCATTGTAGAGGTAGAAGATAATGGGACCGGTATTCCTCAAAACATCAGGAGCCGGGTATTTCTGCCCAATTTTACGACCCGTGAGGGCGGAACCGGCCTCGGTCTGGCAATGGCCAAGCGCATCATTGAGTACGCAGGAGGCAGCATCTGGTTCGAAACAGAAGAAGGCATAGGTACCACCTTTTTTCTATCACTTCCGCTTGTGGAAAGTCCTTAA
- a CDS encoding HesB/IscA family protein — MKDKSLDENTVPESPVHISARARAEIMDTFTANKIPDAYGLRVGLRGGACSATYLLGFDTATPHDQEYDVEGIRVIIDRRHLMYVLGAAVDYEENPQEQGFTINMPPREDLNDKVFSDTKDLQKND, encoded by the coding sequence ATGAAAGATAAATCGCTCGATGAAAACACTGTTCCGGAGTCTCCGGTTCATATATCGGCCCGTGCCAGGGCAGAAATTATGGATACTTTTACTGCCAATAAAATCCCCGATGCGTACGGTCTGAGGGTAGGTTTACGGGGTGGCGCTTGTAGCGCTACCTACCTGCTGGGTTTCGACACCGCCACCCCGCACGACCAAGAATATGATGTGGAAGGAATACGCGTTATAATCGATCGCAGACATCTGATGTACGTTTTGGGAGCAGCTGTTGACTACGAGGAGAATCCACAAGAACAGGGGTTTACAATAAACATGCCGCCAAGGGAGGACTTAAACGATAAGGTGTTTTCGGACACAAAAGATTTGCAAAAAAACGATTAA
- a CDS encoding DUF7935 family protein produces MELYSLVTILLVALIVVFGLYLILTTLAEKIFEKQRWDIRAKNTEIILPLRLQAYERMCLFLERITPNQLLLRTAGSASNALEFQQILLREIREEFNHNLAQQVYLSNDTWEQIKKAVNEVQSLINRAAAEVDDEAPANDLGRKIFEQVIQQETQPCTLALRVVKEEVQRIF; encoded by the coding sequence ATGGAACTGTATTCCCTGGTGACAATACTTTTAGTGGCCTTGATCGTAGTATTTGGCTTGTATCTGATCCTGACAACGCTGGCCGAAAAAATCTTTGAAAAACAAAGATGGGACATTCGGGCCAAAAACACTGAAATCATTCTTCCTCTGCGCTTACAGGCTTACGAGCGGATGTGTCTCTTTCTTGAACGAATCACCCCCAACCAGTTACTGCTGCGTACTGCCGGCTCGGCTTCCAATGCCCTTGAATTTCAGCAGATTCTATTGCGGGAAATCCGTGAGGAGTTTAACCACAACCTGGCCCAACAAGTATACCTCAGCAACGATACCTGGGAACAAATCAAGAAAGCTGTCAACGAAGTGCAGTCGCTGATTAACCGCGCGGCCGCCGAAGTGGATGATGAAGCCCCGGCCAATGATCTGGGGCGGAAGATTTTTGAACAGGTGATTCAGCAGGAAACACAACCCTGTACACTGGCGCTGCGCGTCGTAAAGGAAGAAGTGCAGCGCATATTTTGA
- a CDS encoding endonuclease MutS2 translates to MLYPKNLEQKLGFDRLREWLKEACISSLGRTYVDKIRFSDNFGLVDKLVGQTAEMQHIMQSGGEFPAQNYLDATPYLHRAAIEGTMLMQDEFFDLKVSLNTIRGCLRYFENQSPESYPLLSEYAKTIRVERAVTDAIERIIDERGQVRDNASPELVQIRRRLIAEQVNVRKRLDTMLRTAKSNGWIGDDVSLTIRNGRMVIPMAAEHKRKFKGFIHDESATGQTVFIEPTDVLEANNAIRELEYEERREINRILTRLTDQLRPYLPELHKAYQFLGLMDFLRAKAKLAAQMSAINPKFENRTVVDWREARHPLLHLTFQKQGKTVVPLSIELNAKQRILIISGPNAGGKSVSLKTVGLIQYMYQCGLLVPMREDSTMGFFQNIFIDIGDEQSLENDLSTYSSHLTNMRNFLAMANKRTIFLIDEFGTGTEPGLGGAIAEAILENLTRSGAYGVINTHYTNLKVLADKTEGLINGAMRFDGEHLEPLYQLEIGRPGSSFAFEIASKIGLPKEVVVQAKEKLGAQQVNFEKLLKELDIERRVFAEKNLELGIKERKLAQQLAEYTALKTTLDNNEKRILNEAKQKAKLLLSGTNQRIENTIREIKESQAEKETTKKVRTELERFTKKDLKPEPVAELPTANAEYEPESGAIEVGSFVRIKGQNALAEVLALKGKDAEVRIGELKSNIKLNRLEKVSNKTYRELTGEKKLKSGTGGVDLNERHLNFSFNLDIRGKRGEEALGVVDQFMDNALMLGYDELRIVHGKGDGILRTLVRNHLRGYKQVAAMQDEHADRGGAGVTVVRMR, encoded by the coding sequence TTGCTATATCCCAAAAATCTCGAACAAAAATTAGGATTTGACCGGCTACGTGAGTGGCTCAAAGAGGCGTGTATTAGTTCTCTGGGCCGAACCTATGTGGACAAAATACGCTTTTCCGACAATTTTGGTCTGGTGGACAAACTCGTCGGCCAAACTGCTGAGATGCAGCACATCATGCAGTCGGGCGGCGAGTTTCCCGCCCAAAACTACCTCGACGCTACCCCCTACCTTCACCGCGCCGCTATCGAAGGTACCATGCTGATGCAGGATGAGTTCTTCGATCTGAAAGTATCGCTTAACACTATACGCGGTTGCTTAAGGTACTTCGAAAACCAGTCACCGGAGAGTTACCCATTATTGAGCGAGTATGCCAAAACCATCCGAGTGGAGCGTGCCGTAACCGATGCGATCGAGCGAATCATCGATGAGCGGGGGCAAGTGCGCGATAATGCTTCGCCCGAACTGGTACAAATCCGGCGTCGGCTTATTGCCGAGCAGGTCAATGTACGCAAGCGGCTTGATACCATGCTGCGCACTGCCAAAAGTAATGGCTGGATTGGTGATGATGTGTCGCTCACGATACGAAACGGGCGCATGGTGATCCCCATGGCCGCCGAACACAAGCGTAAGTTTAAGGGCTTCATTCATGACGAGTCCGCCACGGGGCAGACCGTGTTCATTGAACCTACCGATGTACTGGAAGCCAACAACGCCATTCGGGAGCTGGAATACGAAGAACGCCGCGAAATCAACCGCATTCTGACCCGCCTTACGGATCAGTTGAGGCCCTACCTGCCTGAGTTGCATAAAGCGTACCAATTTCTCGGACTCATGGATTTTCTGCGGGCCAAGGCCAAGCTTGCCGCCCAGATGAGTGCTATTAATCCAAAATTCGAAAACCGTACCGTGGTCGACTGGCGCGAAGCCCGGCACCCGCTGCTGCACCTAACCTTTCAGAAGCAGGGCAAAACGGTGGTACCCCTCAGCATTGAATTAAATGCCAAACAGCGTATCCTGATCATTTCGGGTCCCAATGCGGGAGGGAAATCTGTATCGTTAAAGACCGTCGGTCTCATTCAATATATGTACCAGTGCGGTCTGCTGGTACCCATGCGGGAGGACTCGACGATGGGCTTTTTCCAGAATATATTCATTGACATTGGTGACGAGCAGTCGCTGGAAAACGATCTGAGTACCTACAGTTCACACCTAACCAACATGCGGAATTTTCTGGCCATGGCCAACAAGCGCACTATCTTCCTGATCGACGAGTTCGGTACAGGTACCGAACCGGGGCTGGGTGGAGCCATTGCCGAAGCCATCCTGGAAAATCTGACCCGCTCAGGTGCGTATGGCGTGATCAACACGCACTATACCAACCTTAAGGTACTGGCCGACAAAACCGAAGGGCTCATTAATGGTGCCATGCGTTTCGATGGTGAGCATCTGGAACCCCTGTACCAATTGGAAATAGGTCGGCCGGGCAGTTCGTTTGCGTTCGAAATTGCGTCCAAAATCGGCTTGCCCAAAGAAGTGGTAGTCCAAGCCAAAGAGAAACTGGGGGCACAACAGGTGAACTTTGAAAAACTCCTGAAAGAACTTGACATCGAACGCCGGGTATTTGCCGAGAAAAATCTGGAATTGGGTATTAAGGAACGAAAGCTAGCTCAACAACTAGCCGAGTACACCGCCCTGAAAACTACCCTGGATAATAACGAAAAGCGGATCTTGAACGAAGCCAAGCAGAAAGCCAAGCTACTACTTAGCGGTACCAATCAGCGCATCGAGAACACCATCCGGGAAATCAAGGAAAGTCAGGCTGAAAAAGAAACGACTAAAAAAGTCCGGACAGAACTGGAACGGTTTACCAAAAAAGACCTCAAACCCGAACCTGTAGCCGAGCTACCCACAGCCAACGCAGAATATGAGCCGGAAAGCGGAGCAATCGAGGTAGGTAGCTTTGTGCGCATTAAGGGGCAGAATGCTCTGGCTGAGGTACTGGCACTAAAAGGCAAGGACGCCGAAGTACGGATTGGCGAACTCAAATCCAACATCAAGCTAAACCGGCTGGAAAAAGTATCCAATAAAACCTACCGCGAACTTACGGGTGAAAAGAAATTGAAATCCGGTACGGGTGGCGTGGATCTGAACGAGCGACATCTGAATTTCAGCTTCAATCTCGATATCCGGGGTAAGCGCGGCGAAGAAGCTCTGGGTGTGGTGGACCAATTCATGGACAACGCCCTGATGCTGGGCTACGACGAACTGCGTATTGTGCACGGCAAGGGCGACGGTATACTCCGTACCTTAGTGCGAAATCATCTCCGTGGATACAAGCAGGTAGCAGCCATGCAGGACGAACACGCCGATCGAGGCGGTGCAGGTGTGACGGTGGTGCGGATGCGGTAA